The Siniperca chuatsi isolate FFG_IHB_CAS linkage group LG7, ASM2008510v1, whole genome shotgun sequence genome includes a window with the following:
- the sik3 gene encoding serine/threonine-protein kinase SIK3 homolog isoform X2, with product MRAAQGCLLFPQRGEKMAAVSSGGAAGSAAAGITHSARPTHAGMGSQNRAQPSSGISHSSRTSTATGCITNPGHTSATRPPPARVGHYEIERTIGKGNFAVVKLATHIITKAKVAIKIVDKTQLDDENLKKIFREVQIMKLLKHPHIIRLYQVMETERMIYLVTEYASGGEIFDHLVAHGRMAEKDARRKFKQIVAAVHFCHCRNIVHRDLKAENLLLDHNLNIKIADFGFSNLFSRGQLLKTWCGSPPYAAPELFEGKEYDGPKVDIWSLGVVLYVLVCGALPFDGSTLQNLRARVLSGKFRIPFFMSTDCEYLIRHMLVLEPSRRLTMEQICKNKWMRLGDPDPDFDRLIAECEQVKTERETELINEQVLIAMSEMGLDRERTLQSLQTDAYDHYSAIYSLLADRLKKHKTLRVALPTPRPISYPLNTVQTDPQGNPVSMTVPHVQLINPENQIVEPDGSMALDSDEGEEPSPEAMARYLSMRRHTVGVPDQRTEMQEDLQKLPPGFPRGAVPQPPFPPLAPTMGQMHTLMPTQSLQPTQQLEYKEQSLLQPPTLQLLNGMGPLGRRASDGGANIQLHAQLLKRPRGPSPLVASPHPIPAVAPVDEEGSDGEPDQEAVQRYLANRSKRHTTHALTSTSHGEPSAESQRPQGPRQRGGWAPDTHTRSSYKDCNTLHLPMERFSPVRRFSDGAATIQAFKAHLENSSLIKQLKQECEQLQKMYAAQQDERFLEHTQQQHILYQQEQQILHQQIQSLSLGHGESQPSHLTHQLQRLHIQPSSPPPTHPSNHLFRQPNQSPPPGSAAIMQGHGGPSPVQYQHGTAALYQGQSGSPPPTGLPRVSLSTNQQAASARPTVPLAQGVPQQQQVTIQVQEVELGGAAQRQGSFLSTPGGHRVLGKQLSADNAESHSRSLGRFTSGYDQAQFNPHLFSGDAASRGASGVVGSYSPYLQGASLKVPGLDGYQSGVVGTSSYGNPSTLQQALLSPTPLDYRPPQQHVTPTLQGLLSPRHSLTGHNDPRLPPPDLAALLKRQSPRPCPAPPTPPSAPQEYGEMLLLRQLSQGDSLEPPASQGASGGQHYHHLLQIRPPEVQPQQHPAQAPCPSLPHSESMEEDEVPTGYHHPHEGLLVKAGEGHELLGPPRGGTPPYSSPTHRHGGYIRNAPATRESEHVECRPPGQAMEVPDHNGVGYSRGPQGDAYRSRGQLQRHHTIQTCDDAYDQADPMSGGMSLLAGKALSSARMSDILSQTSLTGSQQLYQREESVCDVEGELHAAACYPSSCTSDMLLSYKPPDLQYSMEQAGV from the exons ATGCGCGCTGCGCAAGGCTGCTTGTTGTTCCCGCAGAGAGGCGAGAAGATGGCGGCCGTGTCAAGCGGAGGTGCTGCTGGGTCCGCTGCGGCCGGGATTACCCACTCTGCCCGACCGACCCACGCCGGCATGGGCTCCCAGAACCGAGCCCAGCCATCCTCCGGGATTAGCCACTCCAGTCGTACCAGCACGGCCACTGGGTGCATCACCAATCCTGGTCACACTTCGGCCACCAGGCCCCCCCCAGCTCGAGTGGGCCACTACGAAATCGAGCGGACCATCGGCAAGGGAAATTTCGCGGTTGTTAAACTAGCCACACACATCATTACCAAAGCAAAG gtGGCTATAAAAATAGTCGATAAGACCCAGCTGGACGATGAGAACCTGAAAAAGATCTTCAGAGAGGTGCAAATCATGAAGTTGCTGAAGCACCCCCACATCATCCGCCTCTACCAG gTGATGGAAACGGAGAGGATGATCTATTTGGTAACAGAGTACGCTAGCGGTGGAGAGATATTCG atcACCTGGTGGCTCATGGGCGTATGGCGGAAAAGGACGCCAGGAGGAAGTTCAAGCAGATTGTCGCAGCAGTCCATTTCTGTCACTGCCGCAACATTGTCCACAGAGACCTGAAGGCTGAGAATCTGCTGCTGGACCACAACCTCAACATCAAAATCGCAG ATTTTGGTTTCAGTAACCTGTTTTCTCGAGGCCAGCTGTTGAAGACGTGGTGTGGCAGCCCTCCCTATGCTGCACCAGAACTCTTTGAGGGCAAGGAGTATGACGGACCTAAAGTAGATATATGG AGCTTGGGTGTGGTGTTATATGTGTTGGTGTGTGGCGCCCTGCCTTTTGACGGCAGCACTCTACAAAATTTGCGGGCACGTGTCCTCAGTGGCAAGTTCCGCATCCCCTTCTTCATGTCCACAG ACTGTGAGTACTTGATCAGACACATGTTAGTGCTGGAGCCCAGTAGAAGGTTGACCATGGAGCAGATCTGTAAGAACAAGTGGATGAGACTAGGAGACCCGGACCCAGACTTCGACAGG TTGATAGCGGAGTGTGAGCAGGTGAAgacggagagagaaacagaactCATCAATGAACAGGTGCTGATAGCCATGTCTGAGATGGGCCTGGACAGAGAGCGCACACTTCAG TCTCTACAAACAGATGCATACGATCACTACAGTGCCATCTACAGTCTGCTGGCTGACCGCCTCAAGAAACACAAGACCCTGCGTGTTGCCCTGCCCACACCGCGCCCCATTAGCTATCCTCTTAACACTGTACAG ACGGATCCGCAGGGTAATCCCGTTAGCATGACTGTTCCACATGTCCAACTCATCAACCCAGAGAACCAGATTGTCGAG CCGGATGGCAGCATGGCACTGGACAGTGATGAAGGGGAGGAACCATCTCCTGAGGCCATGGCTCGCTACCTTTCGATGAGGCGGCACACTGTGGGGGTACCAGACCAAAG GACAGAGATGCAGGAGGACCTCCAGAAACTGCCACCGGGTTTCCCTCGTGGTGCAGTGCCCCAGCCCCCCTTCCCCCCACTGGCCCCCACTATGGGCCAAATGCACACTCTCATGCCCACACAGAGCTTGCAGCCCACACAGCAGCTGGAGTACAAG GAGCAGTCGTTGCTGCAGCCACCTACCCTGCAGCTGCTCAATGGCATGGGGCCTCTTGGTCGAAGAGCTTCCGACGGTGGGGCCAACATTCAACTACACGCTCAGCTCCTCAAGAGGCCCCGGGGGCCCTCACCACTTGTCGCTAGCCCG CACCCTATCCCTGCGGTAGCTCCGGTGGATGAGGAAGGTTCAGACGGAGAGCCAGACCAAGAGGCAGTACAGAG GTACCTGGCGAACCGCTCCAAGCGGCACACGACGCACGCGCTCACGAGCACATCGCATGGCGAGCCCTCTGCAGAGTCACAGCGGCCCCAGGGCCCCCGCCAGAGGGGGGGCTGGgcccccgacacacacacccG ATCCAGCTATAAGGACTGTAACACCCTTCATCTCCCCATGGAGCGCTTCTCACCTGTTAGACGGTTCTCTGATGGCGCCGCCACCATTCAGGCCTTCAAGGCTCATCTAGAGAACAGCAGCCTCATTAAGCAACTCAAACAG GAGTGTGAGCAGCTCCAGAAAATGTACGCTGCCCAGCAGGATGAGCGATTCCTGGAGCACACCCAGCAACAGCATATCCTCTACCAGCAAGAGCAACAAATCCTCCACCAGCAAATCCAG AGCCTGTCTTTAGGCCATGGAGAGAGCCAGCCCAGTCACCTAACCCACCAGCTCCagag GTTGCATATCCAGCCCTCCAGCCCTCCGCCAACACATCCCAGCAACCACCTCTTCAGACAGCCCAACCAGAGCCCTCCTCCTGGCTCTGCAGCCATAATGCAAGGGCATG GAGGTCCGTCACCAGTGCAGTACCAGCACGGAACTGCAGCGTTGTATCAGGGCCAGAGTGGCAGCCCACCTCCCACAGGCCTGCCTCGAGTCTCTCTATCAACCAATCAACAAGCAGCATCTGCTCGCCCCACCGTCCCACTGGCACAGGGTGTACCTCAACAGCAGCAG GTGACCATTCAGGTTCAGGAAGTGGAGCTGGGAGGTGCGGCACAGAGACAGGGCAGCTTTTTGTCCACGCCAGGGGGACACAGAGTCCTCGGAAAGCAGCTGAGCGCGGACAACGCCGAGTCGCACAG TCGCAGCCTTGGCCGCTTCACATCAGGTTATGACCAGGCTCAGTTCAATCCCCACCTCTTCTCTGGCGATGCGGCCTCCCGGGGAGCCTCTGGAGTGGTCGGCTCCTACAGCCCCTACCTGCAGGGAGCCTCCCTCAAAGTCCCCGGCCTGGATGGTTACCAGAGTGGGGTGGTGGGGACCAGCAGCTACGGCAACCCCTCTACACTACAGCAGGCCCTACTCTCCCCGACTCCTTTGGACTACCGTCCCCCACAACAGCACGTCACTCCCACCCTGCAGGGCCTCCTGTCTCCCCGCCACTCTTTAACAGGCCACAACGATCCCAGGCTGCCCCCCCCAGACCTGGCTGCCCTGCTGAAGAGGCAGAGCCCCCGGCCATGCCCAGCGCCCCCCACACCACCAAGTGCACCCCAAGAGTATGGAGAGATGCTGCTTCTCCGCCAGCTGAGCCAGGGTGACAGCTTGGAGCCACCGGCATCGCAGGGTGCTTCCGGAGGCCAACActaccaccacctcctccagaTTCGACCCCCGGAGGTCCAGCCACAGCAGCACCCGGCCCAGGCGCCTTGCCCCAGCTTACCGCACTCTGAGAGcatggaggaggatgaggtgCCGACTGGCTACCACCACCCACACGAGGGCCTGCTGGTCAAGGCAGGAGAAGGTCATGAGCTACTGGGGCCTCCCCGAGGAGGCACCCCGCCCTACAGCTCCCCTACACACAGGCATGGTGGCTACATAAGGAATGCTCCAGCAACTAGAG AATCTGAACATGTGGAGTGCAGGCCCCCAGGACAGGCCATGGAGGTGCCTGATCATAATGGTGTGGGCTATTCGCGAGGTCCCCAGGGTGACGCCTATAGGTCCCGTGGACAGCTACAGCGCCACCACACCATCCAGACCTGTGACGATGCCTAC GATCAGGCAGACCCCATGTCTGGTGGCATGAGCCTGTTGGCCGGGAAGGCACTAAGCTCCGCTCGCATGTCGGACATTCTCAGTCAGACGTCATTGACAGGAAGCCAGCAGCTGTACCAGCGGGAAGAGTCGG TGTGTGATGTCGAAGGGGAGCTTCATGCTGCAGCCTGCTACCCCTCCTCCTGCACCAGTGACATGCTCCTCAGCTACAAGCCCCCTGACCTGCAGTACAGCATGGAGCAGGCTGGGGTCTAG
- the sik3 gene encoding serine/threonine-protein kinase SIK3 homolog isoform X3, protein MRAAQGCLLFPQRGEKMAAVSSGGAAGSAAAGITHSARPTHAGMGSQNRAQPSSGISHSSRTSTATGCITNPGHTSATRPPPARVGHYEIERTIGKGNFAVVKLATHIITKAKVAIKIVDKTQLDDENLKKIFREVQIMKLLKHPHIIRLYQVMETERMIYLVTEYASGGEIFDHLVAHGRMAEKDARRKFKQIVAAVHFCHCRNIVHRDLKAENLLLDHNLNIKIADFGFSNLFSRGQLLKTWCGSPPYAAPELFEGKEYDGPKVDIWSLGVVLYVLVCGALPFDGSTLQNLRARVLSGKFRIPFFMSTDCEYLIRHMLVLEPSRRLTMEQICKNKWMRLGDPDPDFDRLIAECEQVKTERETELINEQVLIAMSEMGLDRERTLQSLQTDAYDHYSAIYSLLADRLKKHKTLRVALPTPRPISYPLNTVQQTDPQGNPVSMTVPHVQLINPENQIVEPDGSMALDSDEGEEPSPEAMARYLSMRRHTVGVPDQRTEMQEDLQKLPPGFPRGAVPQPPFPPLAPTMGQMHTLMPTQSLQPTQQLEYKEQSLLQPPTLQLLNGMGPLGRRASDGGANIQLHAQLLKRPRGPSPLVASPHPIPAVAPVDEEGSDGEPDQEAVQRSSYKDCNTLHLPMERFSPVRRFSDGAATIQAFKAHLENSSLIKQLKQECEQLQKMYAAQQDERFLEHTQQQHILYQQEQQILHQQIQSLSLGHGESQPSHLTHQLQRLHIQPSSPPPTHPSNHLFRQPNQSPPPGSAAIMQGHGGPSPVQYQHGTAALYQGQSGSPPPTGLPRVSLSTNQQAASARPTVPLAQGVPQQQQVTIQVQEVELGGAAQRQGSFLSTPGGHRVLGKQLSADNAESHSRSLGRFTSGYDQAQFNPHLFSGDAASRGASGVVGSYSPYLQGASLKVPGLDGYQSGVVGTSSYGNPSTLQQALLSPTPLDYRPPQQHVTPTLQGLLSPRHSLTGHNDPRLPPPDLAALLKRQSPRPCPAPPTPPSAPQEYGEMLLLRQLSQGDSLEPPASQGASGGQHYHHLLQIRPPEVQPQQHPAQAPCPSLPHSESMEEDEVPTGYHHPHEGLLVKAGEGHELLGPPRGGTPPYSSPTHRHGGYIRNAPATRESEHVECRPPGQAMEVPDHNGVGYSRGPQGDAYRSRGQLQRHHTIQTCDDAYDQADPMSGGMSLLAGKALSSARMSDILSQTSLTGSQQLYQREESVCDVEGELHAAACYPSSCTSDMLLSYKPPDLQYSMEQAGV, encoded by the exons ATGCGCGCTGCGCAAGGCTGCTTGTTGTTCCCGCAGAGAGGCGAGAAGATGGCGGCCGTGTCAAGCGGAGGTGCTGCTGGGTCCGCTGCGGCCGGGATTACCCACTCTGCCCGACCGACCCACGCCGGCATGGGCTCCCAGAACCGAGCCCAGCCATCCTCCGGGATTAGCCACTCCAGTCGTACCAGCACGGCCACTGGGTGCATCACCAATCCTGGTCACACTTCGGCCACCAGGCCCCCCCCAGCTCGAGTGGGCCACTACGAAATCGAGCGGACCATCGGCAAGGGAAATTTCGCGGTTGTTAAACTAGCCACACACATCATTACCAAAGCAAAG gtGGCTATAAAAATAGTCGATAAGACCCAGCTGGACGATGAGAACCTGAAAAAGATCTTCAGAGAGGTGCAAATCATGAAGTTGCTGAAGCACCCCCACATCATCCGCCTCTACCAG gTGATGGAAACGGAGAGGATGATCTATTTGGTAACAGAGTACGCTAGCGGTGGAGAGATATTCG atcACCTGGTGGCTCATGGGCGTATGGCGGAAAAGGACGCCAGGAGGAAGTTCAAGCAGATTGTCGCAGCAGTCCATTTCTGTCACTGCCGCAACATTGTCCACAGAGACCTGAAGGCTGAGAATCTGCTGCTGGACCACAACCTCAACATCAAAATCGCAG ATTTTGGTTTCAGTAACCTGTTTTCTCGAGGCCAGCTGTTGAAGACGTGGTGTGGCAGCCCTCCCTATGCTGCACCAGAACTCTTTGAGGGCAAGGAGTATGACGGACCTAAAGTAGATATATGG AGCTTGGGTGTGGTGTTATATGTGTTGGTGTGTGGCGCCCTGCCTTTTGACGGCAGCACTCTACAAAATTTGCGGGCACGTGTCCTCAGTGGCAAGTTCCGCATCCCCTTCTTCATGTCCACAG ACTGTGAGTACTTGATCAGACACATGTTAGTGCTGGAGCCCAGTAGAAGGTTGACCATGGAGCAGATCTGTAAGAACAAGTGGATGAGACTAGGAGACCCGGACCCAGACTTCGACAGG TTGATAGCGGAGTGTGAGCAGGTGAAgacggagagagaaacagaactCATCAATGAACAGGTGCTGATAGCCATGTCTGAGATGGGCCTGGACAGAGAGCGCACACTTCAG TCTCTACAAACAGATGCATACGATCACTACAGTGCCATCTACAGTCTGCTGGCTGACCGCCTCAAGAAACACAAGACCCTGCGTGTTGCCCTGCCCACACCGCGCCCCATTAGCTATCCTCTTAACACTGTACAG CAGACGGATCCGCAGGGTAATCCCGTTAGCATGACTGTTCCACATGTCCAACTCATCAACCCAGAGAACCAGATTGTCGAG CCGGATGGCAGCATGGCACTGGACAGTGATGAAGGGGAGGAACCATCTCCTGAGGCCATGGCTCGCTACCTTTCGATGAGGCGGCACACTGTGGGGGTACCAGACCAAAG GACAGAGATGCAGGAGGACCTCCAGAAACTGCCACCGGGTTTCCCTCGTGGTGCAGTGCCCCAGCCCCCCTTCCCCCCACTGGCCCCCACTATGGGCCAAATGCACACTCTCATGCCCACACAGAGCTTGCAGCCCACACAGCAGCTGGAGTACAAG GAGCAGTCGTTGCTGCAGCCACCTACCCTGCAGCTGCTCAATGGCATGGGGCCTCTTGGTCGAAGAGCTTCCGACGGTGGGGCCAACATTCAACTACACGCTCAGCTCCTCAAGAGGCCCCGGGGGCCCTCACCACTTGTCGCTAGCCCG CACCCTATCCCTGCGGTAGCTCCGGTGGATGAGGAAGGTTCAGACGGAGAGCCAGACCAAGAGGCAGTACAGAG ATCCAGCTATAAGGACTGTAACACCCTTCATCTCCCCATGGAGCGCTTCTCACCTGTTAGACGGTTCTCTGATGGCGCCGCCACCATTCAGGCCTTCAAGGCTCATCTAGAGAACAGCAGCCTCATTAAGCAACTCAAACAG GAGTGTGAGCAGCTCCAGAAAATGTACGCTGCCCAGCAGGATGAGCGATTCCTGGAGCACACCCAGCAACAGCATATCCTCTACCAGCAAGAGCAACAAATCCTCCACCAGCAAATCCAG AGCCTGTCTTTAGGCCATGGAGAGAGCCAGCCCAGTCACCTAACCCACCAGCTCCagag GTTGCATATCCAGCCCTCCAGCCCTCCGCCAACACATCCCAGCAACCACCTCTTCAGACAGCCCAACCAGAGCCCTCCTCCTGGCTCTGCAGCCATAATGCAAGGGCATG GAGGTCCGTCACCAGTGCAGTACCAGCACGGAACTGCAGCGTTGTATCAGGGCCAGAGTGGCAGCCCACCTCCCACAGGCCTGCCTCGAGTCTCTCTATCAACCAATCAACAAGCAGCATCTGCTCGCCCCACCGTCCCACTGGCACAGGGTGTACCTCAACAGCAGCAG GTGACCATTCAGGTTCAGGAAGTGGAGCTGGGAGGTGCGGCACAGAGACAGGGCAGCTTTTTGTCCACGCCAGGGGGACACAGAGTCCTCGGAAAGCAGCTGAGCGCGGACAACGCCGAGTCGCACAG TCGCAGCCTTGGCCGCTTCACATCAGGTTATGACCAGGCTCAGTTCAATCCCCACCTCTTCTCTGGCGATGCGGCCTCCCGGGGAGCCTCTGGAGTGGTCGGCTCCTACAGCCCCTACCTGCAGGGAGCCTCCCTCAAAGTCCCCGGCCTGGATGGTTACCAGAGTGGGGTGGTGGGGACCAGCAGCTACGGCAACCCCTCTACACTACAGCAGGCCCTACTCTCCCCGACTCCTTTGGACTACCGTCCCCCACAACAGCACGTCACTCCCACCCTGCAGGGCCTCCTGTCTCCCCGCCACTCTTTAACAGGCCACAACGATCCCAGGCTGCCCCCCCCAGACCTGGCTGCCCTGCTGAAGAGGCAGAGCCCCCGGCCATGCCCAGCGCCCCCCACACCACCAAGTGCACCCCAAGAGTATGGAGAGATGCTGCTTCTCCGCCAGCTGAGCCAGGGTGACAGCTTGGAGCCACCGGCATCGCAGGGTGCTTCCGGAGGCCAACActaccaccacctcctccagaTTCGACCCCCGGAGGTCCAGCCACAGCAGCACCCGGCCCAGGCGCCTTGCCCCAGCTTACCGCACTCTGAGAGcatggaggaggatgaggtgCCGACTGGCTACCACCACCCACACGAGGGCCTGCTGGTCAAGGCAGGAGAAGGTCATGAGCTACTGGGGCCTCCCCGAGGAGGCACCCCGCCCTACAGCTCCCCTACACACAGGCATGGTGGCTACATAAGGAATGCTCCAGCAACTAGAG AATCTGAACATGTGGAGTGCAGGCCCCCAGGACAGGCCATGGAGGTGCCTGATCATAATGGTGTGGGCTATTCGCGAGGTCCCCAGGGTGACGCCTATAGGTCCCGTGGACAGCTACAGCGCCACCACACCATCCAGACCTGTGACGATGCCTAC GATCAGGCAGACCCCATGTCTGGTGGCATGAGCCTGTTGGCCGGGAAGGCACTAAGCTCCGCTCGCATGTCGGACATTCTCAGTCAGACGTCATTGACAGGAAGCCAGCAGCTGTACCAGCGGGAAGAGTCGG TGTGTGATGTCGAAGGGGAGCTTCATGCTGCAGCCTGCTACCCCTCCTCCTGCACCAGTGACATGCTCCTCAGCTACAAGCCCCCTGACCTGCAGTACAGCATGGAGCAGGCTGGGGTCTAG